A window of Mucilaginibacter robiniae genomic DNA:
ACCTCCGTAGTAGTTACCTTGCCGGTCAACACTATCATAGGTAATACAGGTACCGGCATCAATAATCAGGTTATCCATATCCGGATATAAATGCCTTGCACCTGTTACAGCAGCCAACCTGTCAACCCCTAAAGTATTTGGTGTACGATAATGATTTTGAATACCATAAGCCATACTGCGGCTAAACGGAACTATACCCACATGTTGTTCAAGCTGTTGTTGCCAAGCTTCCACACCTTTTCTTACTGATGAAACAATAGCTTTACTAATAGAGTAATTGCTGAATATGGCAGTCAGAACAGTTGTATCTATCGTTGGGTAAGTCTCTGTCCAAACCAGTTCATTCTGGTTAAAAACAGCTACCTTAACTAACGTATTGC
This region includes:
- a CDS encoding type III pantothenate kinase; its protein translation is MMQLVIDEGNTLVKVAVFNQNELVWTETYPTIDTTVLTAIFSNYSISKAIVSSVRKGVEAWQQQLEQHVGIVPFSRSMAYGIQNHYRTPNTLGVDRLAAVTGARHLYPDMDNLIIDAGTCITYDSVDRQGNYYGGSISPGLNMRYQALSHYTAALPLVKIDEGFNNTYGDDTVNAIHSGVQNGILYEVEGFIHNYLKANESANVILTGGDGVFLHTLLKNSIFAGYIKTEPYLVLKGLNAAITKHND